The Cutaneotrichosporon cavernicola HIS019 DNA, chromosome: 5 DNA segment CCCAGGTCCTCAAGGCTGCCGGCCTCCCCACCGACGGCTCCACCATCCCCGGTGTCTACGACGGCACTTGGGGTGGCTCGGGTGAGATCATCGAGACTCTCTGCCCCGCTACCGGCGAGATGATCGGCCGTGTCCAGACCGCCACCCCCGAGGAgacccgcgccgccatTGCCAAGTCTGTCGAGGCTGGCCGCGCCGTCCGTGCCCTGCCCGGGCCCAAGCGTGGCGAGATCATGCGCAAGGtccgcgtcgccctcaACGACAAGATCAACGAGATCGGTGACCTCATTTCGCTCGAGATGGGCAAGATCAAGagcgagggcaagggcgaggtccAGGAGTTTGTTGACATCTGCGACCACGCTGTCGGCCTCTCCCGTTCCATCCAGGGCCGTGTCCTCCCctcggagcgcgaggaccACGTCATCTACGAGatccccaaccccctcgGCACTGTCGGTATCCTCTCGGCCTTCAACTTCCCTGTCGCCGTCTACGGCTGGAACTTTGCCATCGCCTTTGTCGCCGGTAACTCTACCATCTGGAAGCCCtctcccaccaccccccTCTGCGCCATCGCCGTCACCCAGATCGTCCAgaaggtcctcgaggagaacgGCCTCCCCGGCGCCGCTGCCTCGCTCGTCACTGGTGACATTGACGTCGGCAAgaacctcgtcgcctccCCCTCGCTCCCCCTCATCTCGTTCACTGGCtccgagcgcgtcggccgtGAGGTCGGCAAGAACGTCCAGGAGCGCTTCGGCAAGAccatcctcgagctcggcggcaacAACTGTGTGATCGTTGACAAGGACGCCGACCTCTCGCAGGCTCTCCAGGGTGTTCTCT contains these protein-coding regions:
- a CDS encoding uncharacterized protein (Aldehyde dehydrogenase family), producing the protein MPAAVLSQHTALSAAKAQLSTGGVRALSSRASQVLKAAGLPTDGSTIPGVYDGTWGGSGEIIETLCPATGEMIGRVQTATPEETRAAIAKSVEAGRAVRALPGPKRGEIMRKVRVALNDKINEIGDLISLEMGKIKSEGKGEVQEFVDICDHAVGLSRSIQGRVLPSEREDHVIYEIPNPLGTVGILSAFNFPVAVYGWNFAIAFVAGNSTIWKPSPTTPLCAIAVTQIVQKVLEENGLPGAAASLVTGDIDVGKNLVASPSLPLISFTGSERVGREVGKNVQERFGKTILELGGNNCVIVDKDADLSQALQGVLFAAVGTAGQRCTSTRRLLLHKDIAKPFLEKFLQFYDSHKPETTLAMGDPLNPETLIGPLHSPVSVANYEKAIEGVLARGGELLTKRSGRMAAPANWDEATGGNWVWPVVMRPKQDDPCWQEEVFAPVLYVAEFETLEDAIRLNNSVPQGLSSSLFTKDLQSMGKWLGPEGSDCGIVNVNVGTSGAEIGAAFGGNKSTGWGRESGGDAWKQYVRWSAATVNYGSKLPLAQGVSFGF